A single genomic interval of Vulpes vulpes isolate BD-2025 chromosome 3, VulVul3, whole genome shotgun sequence harbors:
- the LOC112912821 gene encoding acyl-coenzyme A synthetase ACSM5, mitochondrial-like, with amino-acid sequence MCQDGLSWAYFIFQDNPEKTKASEQGDFYITGDQAHKDKDGYFWFTGRNDDVINSSSYRIGPVEVENALAEHPAVLEAAVVSSPDPVRGEVVKAFIVLSPAYSSQDPKKLTQELQEHVKRETAPYKYPRKMAFVSELPKTTSGKIQRNILRRQEWGEMRGTPRKAP; translated from the exons ATGTGCCAGGATGGCCTTTCATGGGCTTACTTTATCTTCCAGGACAATCCTGAGAAGACAAAGGCATCAGAACAAGGGGACTTTTACATCACAGGAGACCAAGCCCACAAGGACAAAGATGGCTACTTTTGGTTCACAGGAAGAAATGATGATGTGATCAATTCTTCAAG ctaCCGGATTGGGCCTGTTGAAGTGGAAAATGCCCTTGCTGAACACCCTGCTGTCCTGGAAGCTGCTGTGGTCAGCAGCCCAGACCCCGTCAGAGGGGAG GTGGTAAAGGCATTTATAGTCCTTTCTCCAGCTTACTCCTCTCAAGATCCTAAGAAACTAACTCAGGAGCTCCAGGAGCACGTGAAAAGGGAGACAGCTCCATACAAATACCCCAGGAAG ATGGCCTTTGTTTCAGAACTGCCCAAGACTACTTCTGGAAAGATCCAAAGGAATATATTGAGAAGACAAGAGTGGGGGGAGATGAGAGGCACCCCCCGAAAAGCCCCATAA
- the LOC140598304 gene encoding acyl-coenzyme A synthetase ACSM1, mitochondrial-like gives MDEEGYMWFLGKNDDFIKASTYRIRPAEVENALAEQPAVAQSAVVSSPDLIRREVVKAFIVLMPDFLLHDQDQIIKELQQHVKSVTAPY, from the exons ATGGATGAAGAGGGCTACATGTGGTTCCTGGGGAAGAATGATGACTTCATCAAAGCCTCTAC GTACCGCATCCGGCCCGCAGAGGTGGAGAATGCCCTGGCTGAACAGCCAGCGGTGGCTCAATCAGCTGTGGTGAGCAGCCCGGACCTGATTCGAAGGGAG GTGGTAAAGGCATTTATCGTCCTGATGCCAGATTTCCTGTTGCATGACCAGGACCAGATCATCAAGGAGCTGCAGCAGCACGTGAAGTCAGTAACAGCCCCGTATTAA